One genomic region from Rosa rugosa chromosome 1, drRosRugo1.1, whole genome shotgun sequence encodes:
- the LOC133732697 gene encoding uncharacterized protein LOC133732697 produces the protein MCTTNALVIAAVVEAEFANQTRRRGSRPGRAPNEERFREARGKSMMENYFVEHPVFFDEEFRTRYRMSHNVFNRISGDLCLYDRYFVQKSDAAKKVGLLPEQKLTCSLRMLAYSAGADQCAEYCRMAKSIAVEALQRFTRGIVNLYSAEYLRPPTPVDLRRLLAKDERRDFPGMIGSIDCMHWTCNDLNVLAKSSLFNELTTGRAPKIQFQVNNIIHNLGYYLADGIYPRLATFVKSIPRPTRPKDLKFFQAQEGYRKDVFEDSDEELESDEEEENNMRPRLATVWEGPTCDDFDPVGRDGYYFN, from the exons ATGTGTACGACTAATGCCCTTGTGATCGCAGCAGTCGTTGAAGCTGAATTTGCTAATCAAACACGACGACGGGGTTCTCGACCGGGGCGTGCACCGAATGAGGAGCGATTTAGGGAAGCAAGAGGCAAAAGCATGATGGAAAATTACTTTGTTGAACATCCAGTTTTCTTTGATGAGGAATTCCGGACACGCTATAGGATGAGTCACAATGTTTTCAACCGCATCTCCGGTGACCTTTGCCTCTATGATCGATACTTTGTCCAGAAATCTGATGCTGCTAAGAAAGTCGGACTACTTCCAGAACAGAAGCTGACATGTTCATTACGAATGCTTGCTTACAGTGCTGGTGCAGATCAATGCGCTGAGTATTGTCGGATGGCGAAATCTATCGCCGTCGAGGCTCTTCAACGATTTACAAGAGGAATCGTTAATCTGTACTCGGCAGAATACCTCCGGCCTCCTACTCCGGTAGACCTTAGAAGACTGCTCGCCAAAGATGAGAGAAGAGATTTTCCTGGGATGATTGGAAGCATAGATTGCATGCACTG GACATGCAACGACCTCAATGTTCTGGCAAAGTCCTCGTTATTTAATGAGCTTACTACTGGTCGAGCACCTAAGATTCAATTTCAAGTGAAtaatataattcataatttagGCTACTATCTCGCTGACGGTATCTATCCTAGATTGGCGACTTTTGTGAAATCAATTCCAAGGCCTACAAGACCCAAGGATCTCAAGTTTTTCCAGGCTCAAGAGGGGTACAGAAAGGATGTTTTTG AGGACAGTGATGAGGAACTGGAGTCcgatgaagaagaggagaacAATATGAGGCCCAGGTTGGCTACGGTTTGGGAAGGACCGACATGTGATGACTTTGATCCTGTTGGTAGAGATGGTTATTATTTCAACTGA
- the LOC133726040 gene encoding histone H3.2 has product MARTKQTARKSTGGKAPRKQLATKAARKSAPATGGVKKPHRFRPGTVALREIRKYQKSTELLIRKLPFQRLVREIAQDFKTDLRFQSSAVAALQEAAEAYLVGLFEDTNLCAIHAKRVTIMPKDIQLARRIRGERA; this is encoded by the coding sequence ATGGCTCGCACCAAGCAAACTGCTCGGAAATCCACCGGAGGCAAAGCCCCGAGGAAGCAGCTGGCGACCAAGGCTGCCCGGAAGTCTGCTCCGGCGACCGGAGGAGTGAAGAAGCCCCACCGCTTCAGGCCGGGAACCGTGGCGCTGAGGGAGATCCGGAAGTACCAGAAGAGCACGGAGCTTCTGATCCGCAAGCTGCCGTTCCAGAGGCTTGTGAGGGAGATTGCTCAGGATTTCAAGACGGATCTCCGGTTCCAGAGCAGCGCCGTGGCGGCGCTtcaggaggcggcggaggcttACTTGGTGGGTCTGTTTGAGGACACCAACCTCTGCGCTATTCATGCCAAGAGGGTCACTATTATGCCCAAGGATATCCAGCTTGCCAGGAGAATTAGAGGCGAGAGGGCTTAG